From Paenibacillus sp. V4I7, one genomic window encodes:
- a CDS encoding glycerol-3-phosphate responsive antiterminator codes for MSLEEQRILPAIRKMRDLEKLFKSNYTYIVLLDCHIGQLKSIVDLGKANGKKLLLHADLIEGLKNDDYAAEFLCQSIRPAGIISTRGNVIMKTKQNGLIAIQRLFLLDSTALDKSYTLLERTKPDFIEVLPGIIPHIITEVKERSGIPIFAGGLIRTVEDVELALGAGATAVTTSNTELWQHYHQ; via the coding sequence TTGTCTTTGGAAGAGCAGCGTATTTTACCGGCCATTCGCAAAATGAGAGACCTAGAGAAGCTATTTAAATCTAACTATACGTATATTGTTCTGTTAGATTGTCATATTGGGCAGTTAAAAAGTATCGTGGATCTGGGCAAAGCAAACGGAAAGAAGCTGCTGCTGCACGCTGACTTAATAGAAGGGCTCAAAAACGACGATTATGCGGCGGAATTTCTGTGTCAGAGTATTCGTCCTGCGGGTATCATTTCGACGCGGGGAAATGTAATTATGAAGACAAAACAGAATGGCTTGATCGCCATTCAGCGGCTTTTTCTCCTAGATAGCACTGCCTTGGATAAAAGCTACACGCTTTTGGAAAGGACAAAACCTGATTTCATTGAGGTGCTTCCCGGTATAATTCCGCACATTATCACGGAAGTGAAGGAGCGTTCGGGCATTCCTATTTTTGCAGGAGGACTCATTCGTACGGTGGAGGATGTGGAGCTTGCGCTAGGAGCCGGAGCAACGGCAGTCACTACATCGAATACGGAGCTGTGGCAGCACTATCATCAATAA
- the glpK gene encoding glycerol kinase GlpK, with protein MATTGTKPSYILSLDQGTTSSRAILFNEKGSIVHTAQKEFKQYFPKPGWVEHDANEIWMSIQGVIAAVLSESGVQPAEIAGIGITNQRETAVVWDRHTGMPVYHAIVWQSRQTADICEALKAQGLSDLFRKRTGLLIDAYFSGTKIKWILDHVDGAREKAERGDLLFGTMDTWLIWKLTGGKAHVTDYSNASRTLIYNIHELKWDEELLGHLDIPASMLPEVRSSSEVYGYTHESFFFGSAIPIAGAAGDQQAALFGQACFEKGMAKNTYGTGCFMLMNTGNHAIPSCSGLLTTIAWGLNGKVEYALEGSIFVAGSAIQWLRDGLRMIKSAKDSEEYAKRVASTDGVYVVPAFVGLGTPYWDSDVRGAVFGLTRGTSKEHFIRATLESLAYQTKDVLQAMEDDSGIQLRKLRVDGGAVKNDFLMQFQSDMLGVTVERPMISETTALGAAFLAGLAVGFWKDQAEIAAQWQVDKAFEREMEAELQESLYDGWKKAVNAAMAFK; from the coding sequence ATGGCAACTACGGGGACAAAACCTTCTTATATCCTTTCCCTCGATCAGGGAACAACAAGCTCTAGAGCTATTTTATTTAATGAAAAAGGGAGTATTGTGCATACAGCCCAGAAGGAGTTTAAGCAGTATTTTCCGAAGCCGGGCTGGGTAGAGCATGATGCGAACGAAATTTGGATGTCGATTCAGGGCGTCATTGCGGCGGTTTTGTCGGAGTCTGGGGTGCAGCCTGCAGAGATCGCGGGAATTGGCATCACTAACCAACGGGAAACAGCGGTTGTCTGGGATCGGCACACAGGGATGCCTGTGTATCATGCGATTGTATGGCAGTCGAGGCAGACAGCAGATATTTGTGAAGCGCTGAAAGCGCAGGGACTTAGTGACCTGTTTCGGAAGCGCACCGGGCTGCTGATTGATGCGTATTTTTCGGGGACCAAAATTAAATGGATTCTCGATCACGTTGACGGTGCCAGAGAGAAGGCGGAACGTGGGGATTTGCTTTTTGGCACGATGGATACGTGGCTGATCTGGAAACTGACAGGCGGGAAAGCGCATGTGACGGACTATTCGAACGCTTCGCGCACACTCATCTATAACATTCACGAGCTGAAGTGGGATGAAGAGCTGCTGGGGCATTTGGACATCCCAGCTTCCATGCTGCCGGAAGTTCGCTCCTCTTCTGAGGTGTATGGTTATACGCATGAAAGCTTCTTTTTCGGTTCAGCGATTCCAATTGCGGGTGCGGCAGGGGATCAGCAGGCGGCTCTGTTCGGGCAAGCTTGTTTTGAAAAAGGGATGGCCAAAAATACGTATGGCACAGGATGTTTTATGTTGATGAATACCGGCAATCATGCGATTCCATCGTGCAGCGGACTTTTGACCACCATTGCTTGGGGATTGAATGGGAAAGTGGAGTACGCGCTGGAAGGCAGTATTTTCGTGGCAGGATCGGCGATTCAGTGGCTGCGGGACGGACTGCGGATGATTAAATCGGCGAAGGATAGTGAAGAGTACGCGAAGCGTGTTGCATCAACAGATGGTGTGTATGTGGTGCCAGCGTTTGTCGGACTAGGTACGCCATATTGGGACAGCGACGTTCGGGGCGCGGTTTTCGGGCTTACTAGGGGGACGTCGAAGGAGCATTTCATTCGGGCAACGCTCGAATCACTTGCCTATCAGACCAAGGATGTGCTGCAGGCGATGGAGGATGATTCCGGCATTCAGCTTAGGAAACTGCGGGTGGATGGTGGTGCTGTGAAGAACGACTTCCTTATGCAGTTCCAAAGTGACATGCTGGGTGTCACGGTGGAACGTCCGATGATTAGTGAGACGACAGCGCTTGGCGCGGCTTTTCTGGCGGGTCTGGCTGTAGGCTTTTGGAAGGATCAAGCGGAGATTGCGGCGCAGTGGCAGGTGGATAAGGCTTTTGAACGGGAAATGGAAGCTGAGCTTCAAGAGAGTTTGTATGACGGTTGGAAAAAAGCAGTAAATGCCGCAATGGCTTTTAAATAA
- a CDS encoding glycerol-3-phosphate dehydrogenase/oxidase: MTKELKQTNDIGQQQGFNALKRTEMLQAMSKQTLDLIVIGGGITGAGIALDAQSRGLRTALIDMQDFAAGTSSRSTKLVHGGLRYLKQLDVKVVAEVGKERAIVYENGPHVTTPEWMLLPFYKGGTFGKLSTSLGLRVYDFLAGVKRSERRKMFRPEETLAHEPLLKKKDLKGGGYYVEYRTDDARLTIEVMKKAVELGALAVNYAKVEELLVENGKLVGVLVVDQIGGSGVSYSLYASKVVNAAGPWVDTLREMDRSKHGKTLHLTKGVHLVFDQSKFPLRQAIYFDTPDGRMVFAIPRDGKTYIGTTDTNYKGDISNPRITEADRTYVLRAANEMFPSLGLTEADVESSWTGLRPLIHQEGKDPSEISRRDEIFVSDSGLISMAGGKLTGYRKMAESVVDKIAAMLLAEGKVSAALPASRTRTLPISGGDVGGSAKLAPFLRGKVSQGLRLGLTEAEAALLAHRYGSNVDAVFELLEQHRAEAAQRGMPAAVLAALVYAIEREMVVKPADFFIRRTGALFFDIAWAKQWKAPAIAFMTERFGWDEAQLEAYTAELEQLLHEAVNPLEA, encoded by the coding sequence ATGACGAAGGAACTTAAGCAAACCAATGATATAGGGCAACAACAGGGGTTTAATGCGCTGAAAAGAACAGAAATGCTGCAGGCCATGTCGAAGCAAACACTTGATTTGATCGTAATTGGAGGTGGGATTACGGGAGCGGGTATTGCGCTGGATGCACAAAGCAGAGGGCTTCGCACCGCGTTGATTGATATGCAGGATTTCGCCGCGGGGACGTCGAGCCGTTCGACAAAGCTGGTTCACGGCGGGCTGCGCTATCTCAAACAGCTAGATGTGAAGGTTGTTGCTGAGGTTGGTAAAGAGCGTGCGATTGTGTATGAAAATGGGCCGCATGTGACGACGCCGGAGTGGATGCTGCTGCCTTTCTATAAAGGGGGCACGTTCGGGAAGCTGTCAACCTCGCTGGGTCTGCGGGTTTATGATTTCTTGGCGGGTGTCAAAAGATCGGAGCGCCGCAAGATGTTTCGCCCAGAGGAAACCCTAGCTCATGAGCCTCTTTTGAAGAAGAAGGATCTCAAAGGCGGCGGCTACTATGTGGAATACCGCACAGATGATGCGCGTTTAACGATTGAAGTCATGAAAAAGGCTGTTGAGCTGGGGGCTCTGGCGGTGAATTACGCTAAGGTTGAAGAGCTGCTGGTGGAGAATGGCAAGCTGGTTGGTGTGCTTGTGGTAGATCAGATTGGCGGCAGTGGGGTATCTTACTCGCTTTACGCAAGTAAGGTTGTTAATGCGGCCGGGCCGTGGGTCGATACGCTGCGCGAGATGGACCGCTCAAAGCATGGTAAGACGCTGCATCTGACCAAAGGGGTGCATCTGGTATTCGATCAGAGCAAGTTCCCGCTGCGGCAGGCGATTTATTTTGATACGCCGGACGGGCGGATGGTGTTTGCCATTCCGCGGGACGGCAAAACCTACATCGGGACGACCGACACGAATTACAAAGGGGATATCTCGAATCCCCGTATTACCGAAGCGGATCGCACCTATGTGCTGCGTGCCGCGAACGAGATGTTTCCGTCCCTCGGGTTGACGGAAGCGGACGTAGAATCGAGCTGGACCGGGCTGCGCCCTCTGATTCATCAAGAGGGCAAGGATCCTTCTGAGATTTCGCGACGCGATGAAATCTTCGTGTCGGACTCCGGCCTTATCTCGATGGCCGGGGGCAAGCTGACCGGCTACCGCAAAATGGCGGAGTCGGTCGTGGACAAGATCGCCGCCATGCTGCTGGCGGAGGGCAAGGTCTCGGCGGCGCTGCCGGCGAGCCGTACCCGGACGCTGCCGATCTCCGGCGGCGATGTGGGCGGCTCCGCGAAGCTGGCGCCGTTCTTGCGAGGCAAGGTCAGCCAAGGCCTGCGGCTGGGGCTGACTGAGGCAGAGGCTGCGCTGCTCGCGCACAGGTACGGCTCCAACGTGGATGCCGTATTCGAGCTGCTGGAGCAGCACCGGGCTGAGGCGGCGCAGCGGGGCATGCCCGCCGCTGTACTCGCTGCGCTCGTGTACGCGATCGAACGCGAGATGGTCGTGAAGCCGGCGGATTTCTTCATCCGCCGCACGGGTGCCCTCTTCTTCGACATTGCGTGGGCAAAGCAGTGGAAGGCGCCTGCGATCGCCTTCATGACGGAGCGTTTCGGCTGGGACGAAGCGCAGTTGGAGGCTTACACCGCTGAGCTGGAGCAGCTGCTCCATGAAGCGGTGAACCCGCTGGAGGCGTAA